A window of the Paenibacillus woosongensis genome harbors these coding sequences:
- a CDS encoding response regulator encodes MLRLVIVDDESSIREGAAKIITKENEAFVVAGVFSNGQDALDFIETTDIDVVITDIRMPLVDGLELIKRLKSLQPEIRCIIMSGFTDFEYARQALRCSAVDYLLKPINKKQLFKLLNTLHEEKEASLGKEQRLRSGVLLSYFSSPSSFCSKLPELHLPQPYFVVYVLRSRDIEALHERLLSAIADADLGDAVDIVETDDGMLALVSYYTDEPDAKVIRQLAGQLQPVLAHLGIIQAGSSRGYSQASQLSEAYRQAVRACDYGLYDYKAWCYYHHDDLPQPDPDFTDWFISIREELSEHMQILNIPLVQADLEKLFGQAKEAKASRQSILSLCRLIHNTALAELPEWKSASPPAAEEQLKGRMLSCLSFAELKSLFFSHFLKGLEMIRATRLQMADKSVETVKRWIQEHYDQQTELGSLASMVYLTPSYLSKLFKNETGMTITDYLIEVRIKKAKHLLKTSPDMKIHEIGCGVGYPDPAYFNKLFKRIVGVTPNEYKKINAV; translated from the coding sequence ATGCTTCGATTGGTCATTGTCGATGACGAATCCTCGATTCGCGAGGGAGCAGCTAAAATCATCACCAAAGAAAACGAAGCCTTTGTCGTGGCTGGAGTTTTCTCTAACGGGCAGGATGCGCTGGATTTTATCGAGACCACGGATATCGATGTCGTCATTACGGATATTCGCATGCCGCTGGTCGACGGATTAGAGCTGATTAAACGCCTTAAATCGCTTCAACCGGAGATCCGGTGCATCATCATGAGCGGATTCACCGATTTTGAATATGCCCGTCAGGCGCTTCGCTGCTCCGCGGTGGATTACCTGCTCAAGCCGATCAACAAGAAGCAGCTGTTCAAGCTGCTCAATACGCTGCATGAAGAGAAGGAAGCCAGCTTGGGAAAAGAGCAGCGTCTGCGCTCCGGTGTGCTGCTGTCTTATTTCAGCAGCCCCTCTTCCTTCTGCAGCAAGCTGCCTGAGTTACATTTGCCGCAGCCCTATTTTGTTGTATATGTGCTGCGCAGCCGTGATATTGAGGCGCTTCATGAAAGGCTGCTTAGCGCCATTGCAGATGCAGACCTGGGCGATGCGGTGGACATCGTCGAGACTGACGATGGCATGCTGGCGCTTGTCAGTTATTATACCGATGAACCCGATGCAAAGGTGATAAGACAGCTCGCTGGCCAGCTGCAGCCAGTCCTTGCTCACCTCGGCATCATCCAGGCTGGCTCCAGCCGGGGATACAGCCAGGCAAGCCAGTTGAGTGAAGCCTACCGCCAGGCCGTTCGGGCATGTGATTACGGGCTATATGATTATAAAGCCTGGTGCTATTACCATCATGACGATCTGCCGCAGCCAGACCCCGATTTCACCGACTGGTTCATCAGCATAAGAGAAGAGCTTAGCGAACATATGCAGATCTTGAATATTCCGTTAGTCCAAGCAGATCTGGAAAAATTGTTCGGCCAGGCAAAAGAAGCCAAAGCTTCCCGGCAATCGATTCTCTCCTTATGCCGCTTGATTCACAATACGGCCTTAGCGGAACTTCCGGAATGGAAATCGGCAAGCCCTCCTGCCGCCGAAGAACAGTTGAAGGGGCGCATGCTGTCCTGCTTGTCTTTTGCCGAGCTTAAGAGCCTGTTCTTCTCTCATTTTCTCAAGGGGCTCGAAATGATCAGGGCAACCCGCCTGCAAATGGCGGACAAATCCGTTGAAACGGTGAAACGCTGGATTCAAGAGCATTACGACCAGCAAACCGAACTTGGCAGCCTGGCCTCGATGGTCTACCTGACCCCCAGCTATCTCAGCAAGCTGTTCAAGAACGAGACCGGCATGACCATTACCGATTACTTGATCGAAGTGCGCATCAAAAAGGCGAAGCATCTGCTCAAAACAAGCCCCGACATGAAGATTCATGAGATCGGCTGCGGAGTGGGGTACCCTGATCCGGCTTATTTTAACAAATTGTTCAAACGCATCGTTGGCGTGACCCCTAATGAATACAAGAAAATCAATGCCGTTTAA
- a CDS encoding beta-mannosidase: MSIQQQILNQWSFKACDEANWLSAAVPGTVHTDLLRHGLIPDPFYGTNEHDLQWIDKKDWEYKSSFKLPESWAAEMARVQLVFEGLDTYADVYVNGQHVLSADNMFRAWHVDVKELLRAGSNDVLVRFRSPINEDLPKLEELGYDLPATNDQSELGGLGERKVSVFARKAPYHYGWDWGPRFVTCGIWREVRLEGWSVPKISDLYIRQDEISSEIARLTAVVEVEAVAGWNGRLRIGTEDMTWEQEVALSPGLQTLTLEMMITDPKLWWCRGLGEPSMYAFQAALLQGGETVSDRTVRTGLRSIELVREKDEAGASFYFRLNGVRVFMKGANHIPNDSFATEVTRERYRHEIASAVESNMNMLRVWGGGIYEEEAFYELCDENGLLVWQDFMFACSMYPGDEAFLNNVAAEAEYNVRRLRNHPSIALWCGNNEIDSAWAHYARDTGWGWKEKLDSAELRDKIWADYDAVFHRILPEAVHKWAPGTDYWPSSPLRSLTGDENQHATQITGEGDVHYWGVWHAVEPFDNYNQKIGRFMSEYGFQSFPELKTVLEYAEEDQLELESKVMLAHQKNGRGNQLIKEYMNQYFPEPQDFKSFLYMSQLLQAQAIQTAIEAHRRNKPYCMGTLYWQMNDCWPVASWAGMDYYGRWKALQYTVRRSFRDVMLSIDGTREGEVAVYLISDRQEPVAGVLKLSLFDFDGQLLRELSQNVAIGADAADIVLRVQTGEWLGAHDPKRVVLLAELEGDGAMLDSKPYYFESFREIEWPEAAVTVEEVPGSEGTSFRLKTDALARQVWLSAEEEGIFTDNFFDLIPGVPHTVTFRRRSSGHAAAFVPGKPGALTVRSMRDFIR, translated from the coding sequence ATGAGCATTCAACAGCAGATATTAAATCAGTGGAGTTTTAAAGCATGTGATGAGGCGAACTGGCTATCTGCAGCGGTTCCAGGGACGGTTCATACCGATTTGCTGCGTCATGGCTTGATTCCGGATCCGTTCTACGGGACGAATGAGCATGATTTGCAGTGGATCGACAAAAAGGATTGGGAATATAAATCCAGCTTTAAGCTGCCTGAGAGCTGGGCGGCGGAAATGGCTAGAGTCCAGCTTGTATTTGAAGGGCTTGATACATATGCGGATGTCTATGTGAATGGACAGCATGTACTGTCTGCCGACAATATGTTCCGAGCTTGGCATGTAGATGTGAAGGAGCTGCTGCGCGCAGGAAGCAATGACGTTCTCGTCCGGTTCCGCTCGCCGATCAATGAGGATTTGCCGAAGCTCGAGGAGCTGGGATATGATCTGCCCGCGACAAATGACCAGTCGGAATTAGGCGGGCTCGGGGAGCGCAAGGTCAGTGTTTTTGCCCGTAAAGCGCCTTATCATTATGGCTGGGATTGGGGACCGCGTTTTGTAACTTGCGGCATTTGGCGGGAGGTTCGTCTGGAGGGCTGGTCGGTTCCGAAAATTAGCGATTTATATATTCGCCAGGACGAGATAAGTAGTGAGATCGCCAGGCTGACGGCAGTAGTGGAAGTTGAGGCTGTAGCGGGCTGGAATGGGCGGTTGCGCATCGGCACGGAGGACATGACCTGGGAGCAGGAAGTGGCGTTAAGCCCGGGACTGCAGACTTTGACGCTAGAGATGATGATTACTGATCCCAAGCTATGGTGGTGCCGCGGGCTTGGCGAACCGTCAATGTATGCTTTCCAAGCGGCTTTGCTGCAGGGCGGGGAGACCGTATCGGATCGAACTGTGCGCACGGGCTTGCGCAGTATCGAGCTGGTGCGGGAGAAGGATGAGGCCGGGGCGTCATTTTACTTCAGGCTGAACGGTGTCCGGGTATTTATGAAAGGCGCTAACCATATTCCGAATGACAGCTTCGCGACTGAAGTGACGCGGGAGCGTTACCGTCATGAAATCGCCTCGGCGGTAGAGAGCAATATGAATATGCTGCGTGTATGGGGCGGTGGTATATATGAAGAAGAGGCATTCTATGAGCTATGCGATGAGAATGGACTGCTGGTCTGGCAGGATTTCATGTTCGCCTGCAGTATGTACCCTGGGGACGAAGCGTTCCTGAACAACGTGGCGGCTGAGGCGGAATACAACGTGAGACGCCTGCGGAATCACCCGTCCATCGCTTTATGGTGCGGCAATAACGAGATTGACTCGGCTTGGGCGCATTATGCCCGGGATACAGGCTGGGGCTGGAAGGAGAAGCTGGACAGCGCTGAGCTGCGCGATAAAATCTGGGCGGATTACGATGCCGTGTTCCACCGCATCCTGCCCGAGGCCGTCCATAAATGGGCGCCCGGCACCGATTATTGGCCGTCCTCTCCGCTGCGCAGCCTGACAGGGGACGAGAATCAGCATGCCACTCAGATCACGGGTGAAGGCGATGTTCATTATTGGGGTGTATGGCATGCGGTAGAGCCGTTTGACAACTATAATCAGAAAATTGGCCGCTTTATGAGCGAATACGGTTTTCAATCTTTTCCCGAGCTGAAAACAGTGCTGGAGTATGCAGAGGAAGATCAGCTGGAGCTGGAATCCAAGGTGATGCTTGCTCACCAGAAAAACGGTAGAGGCAATCAGTTGATCAAGGAGTACATGAACCAATATTTTCCCGAACCGCAGGACTTCAAATCATTCCTGTACATGAGCCAGTTATTGCAGGCCCAGGCGATTCAGACAGCGATCGAGGCACACCGCCGGAATAAGCCTTACTGCATGGGCACGCTGTACTGGCAGATGAACGACTGCTGGCCGGTCGCTTCCTGGGCCGGCATGGATTACTATGGACGCTGGAAGGCATTGCAGTATACGGTACGCCGCAGCTTCCGGGACGTCATGCTTTCGATCGACGGTACCCGGGAAGGCGAAGTGGCGGTTTATCTGATTTCCGATCGTCAGGAGCCTGTTGCGGGTGTGCTTAAACTGAGCCTGTTCGACTTTGACGGCCAACTGCTGCGCGAACTGAGCCAGAATGTGGCTATCGGTGCGGATGCTGCCGATATCGTGCTTCGGGTCCAAACTGGCGAATGGCTTGGCGCCCATGATCCGAAGCGCGTAGTATTACTGGCTGAGCTGGAAGGGGATGGCGCGATGCTGGATAGCAAGCCATATTATTTTGAGTCATTCCGCGAAATCGAATGGCCGGAAGCTGCTGTTACGGTGGAGGAAGTTCCGGGAAGCGAGGGCACTTCCTTCAGGTTGAAGACAGACGCTCTTGCACGGCAGGTTTGGCTCTCGGCGGAGGAAGAGGGGATATTCACCGATAACTTCTTCGATCTCATTCCGGGCGTGCCGCACACCGTCACCTTCCGCCGCCGGAGCTCCGGCCATGCTGCGGCGTTTGTTCCGGGCAAGCCGGGAGCGTTAACGGTTAGATCGATGAGGGACTTCATCAGGTAG
- a CDS encoding ABC transporter substrate-binding protein, producing MKKNSLWIAFMMILALTAILTGCSGSKDTSSGTNAGINEGASNASDSNAAGKDTANKLSGKVTFLTNRTDMIGKEYDDYVKRFNEKYPDITIEFEASQTDYNQQIKVRMASGELPDLMFIPDIPNSDLPKYFAPLDDLELSAEVTFKDFKSYDGKLYGITTGNSTSGIVYNKKAFADAGITELPKTWDEFLAACEKLKQNGVIPLSSNFKDKWPLGNWVYDLPRVIENNKNFPNERLNMEAPFSMDNGYGKAMSLLRTLAEKGYLEKDINSTNWEQSKKDVANGKMGMYFLGNWVINQVIGVGDESDNIGFFPLPFDNSGEIRAGLNPDFFYAVSKDSKNLKAAKAFLTWMLEDSGYEDFAGFISPLEGRESKLTQLAEFQATGVDLQEGLPDDPKVIEISNKAQIDLPAIAQEFVLAKDPQAVLDKWNKAWAKAKKDLGY from the coding sequence ATGAAAAAGAACAGTTTATGGATTGCATTCATGATGATTCTTGCGCTAACTGCAATACTAACAGGCTGTAGCGGCAGCAAAGATACCAGTAGCGGCACGAACGCCGGAATAAACGAAGGAGCGTCGAATGCCTCGGACAGTAACGCAGCCGGCAAAGACACAGCCAATAAACTGAGCGGAAAGGTCACCTTCCTCACCAACCGGACAGACATGATCGGCAAAGAATACGACGACTACGTCAAACGCTTCAACGAGAAATATCCAGACATCACCATTGAATTTGAAGCAAGCCAGACGGACTATAACCAGCAAATCAAAGTCCGCATGGCCAGCGGCGAGCTGCCGGATTTAATGTTCATTCCGGATATTCCCAACTCGGATCTCCCCAAATATTTTGCTCCGCTCGACGACCTGGAGCTAAGTGCGGAGGTTACATTTAAAGATTTCAAGTCTTATGACGGCAAGCTGTACGGGATTACGACGGGGAACTCGACCTCAGGAATCGTGTATAACAAAAAAGCTTTCGCCGATGCCGGAATTACCGAACTCCCCAAGACGTGGGATGAATTCCTTGCCGCATGCGAAAAGTTGAAGCAAAACGGCGTTATTCCGCTCTCCTCCAACTTCAAGGATAAATGGCCGCTGGGGAACTGGGTCTACGATTTGCCGCGGGTTATCGAGAACAATAAGAATTTCCCCAATGAGAGACTCAACATGGAAGCCCCTTTCTCGATGGACAACGGATACGGCAAGGCCATGTCCCTGCTGCGAACGCTCGCGGAGAAAGGTTATCTGGAGAAGGACATCAACTCCACCAACTGGGAGCAATCCAAAAAAGACGTGGCGAACGGCAAAATGGGCATGTACTTCCTGGGGAACTGGGTCATTAACCAAGTCATCGGCGTGGGAGACGAATCGGATAACATCGGTTTCTTCCCGCTGCCCTTCGACAACTCCGGCGAGATCCGGGCCGGCCTGAACCCGGACTTCTTCTACGCCGTCAGCAAGGACAGCAAAAATCTGAAGGCAGCCAAGGCCTTTCTGACCTGGATGCTGGAGGACTCCGGATATGAGGATTTCGCCGGGTTCATCTCGCCGCTGGAAGGCCGCGAATCCAAGCTGACCCAACTCGCAGAGTTCCAGGCTACAGGAGTAGATCTGCAGGAAGGCTTGCCAGATGACCCGAAGGTCATTGAAATTTCCAACAAGGCGCAAATCGATCTTCCGGCCATTGCCCAGGAATTCGTACTGGCGAAAGACCCGCAAGCCGTCCTTGATAAATGGAATAAAGCGTGGGCCAAAGCTAAAAAGGATCTCGGTTATTAA
- a CDS encoding cache domain-containing sensor histidine kinase, with amino-acid sequence MLSSIFYLCRKAWVFFANLSMQKKLVIIFVFLISLPITYVSYASYRANSSSILSNMTSSAGQMTDNAMDKVDRYIADLKRYTILPLYNKDVEKHLDERETDWEKNTSINMFLMYLANMKEEIAGVYMTDRFGTIFYNKKPGINEMYPEERLAEWGIRTREAGVSPVLLGTHPIRVNGSEQRQVFTIMRSIQSVSTLKNIGIIVIDVDIRLFEEIIQPLNTVTHGNTLIVDEHGTVVYNADPAMLGKNLSNSPLLMQATGQRGHFELDIEGKPYIAVYSASSSTGWKTLTYIPLTELLAPMKQSRNALMITALLIVFFALAVAIFISYALTKPLTRTVRLMKQVQRGNLDVHVEVKYNDEIGRLGSHFNRMIDRIKGLLQEVYETEKSKQKADMLALQNQINPHFIYNTLESIRMLAELNDDDRVAELTYLLGLQLRYSITRSDETVTVEQELCHVRNYLQLLQIRFPGKLDFHIEVPQHFYDLPIIKLVFQPIVENAVFHGLEKQEKPGTITITARNDGLDAIFEIRDDGVGMDKDTLNQLNRSLTNGKIDKFGIGLRNVNERVRLHYGDTSNLTVDSRPGKGTMVTLKIAGLLEDEHRIRYGEVI; translated from the coding sequence ATGTTATCATCCATTTTCTATCTGTGTCGCAAAGCCTGGGTGTTCTTCGCCAACCTGTCCATGCAAAAAAAGCTGGTCATCATCTTCGTGTTCCTCATCTCCCTGCCGATTACGTACGTCAGCTACGCTTCGTACCGGGCGAACTCAAGCTCAATCCTGAGCAACATGACAAGCTCAGCCGGCCAAATGACCGACAATGCCATGGATAAAGTGGATCGCTACATCGCCGACCTGAAGCGGTACACCATCCTTCCGCTCTACAACAAGGACGTCGAGAAGCATCTGGATGAGCGTGAGACGGATTGGGAGAAAAATACGAGCATCAACATGTTTCTGATGTACTTGGCGAATATGAAGGAGGAAATTGCCGGGGTTTATATGACCGATCGCTTCGGTACGATTTTTTATAATAAAAAACCCGGCATCAACGAAATGTATCCGGAGGAAAGATTGGCAGAATGGGGAATCCGGACGCGCGAAGCCGGCGTCTCCCCCGTCCTGCTCGGAACGCATCCGATTCGGGTCAACGGCTCTGAGCAGCGGCAGGTGTTTACCATCATGCGCTCTATTCAATCCGTCAGTACGCTCAAGAACATCGGCATCATCGTGATCGATGTGGACATTCGCTTGTTCGAGGAGATCATCCAGCCACTGAACACAGTAACGCACGGGAACACCCTGATCGTGGATGAGCATGGCACAGTCGTGTACAATGCCGATCCCGCCATGCTGGGCAAAAATTTAAGCAACAGTCCTTTGCTGATGCAGGCCACCGGGCAGCGAGGGCATTTCGAACTGGACATCGAGGGCAAGCCGTACATTGCCGTCTACAGCGCATCTTCCAGCACCGGATGGAAAACGCTGACCTACATCCCGCTCACAGAGCTGCTCGCTCCGATGAAGCAAAGCCGCAACGCCCTTATGATCACGGCTTTGCTCATTGTTTTTTTTGCTCTGGCGGTAGCCATCTTCATCTCCTACGCTCTAACCAAGCCGCTTACCCGTACGGTACGGTTAATGAAACAAGTGCAGCGCGGCAACCTCGACGTTCATGTCGAAGTCAAATACAACGACGAAATCGGCCGGCTTGGCAGTCATTTCAACCGGATGATCGACCGGATCAAGGGACTGCTGCAGGAGGTGTATGAAACCGAGAAGAGCAAACAAAAAGCGGATATGCTGGCGCTCCAAAACCAGATCAATCCGCATTTTATATATAACACGCTGGAATCGATCCGCATGCTGGCCGAACTGAACGACGACGATCGCGTCGCCGAACTCACGTATCTGCTCGGCTTGCAGCTCAGGTACAGCATTACGCGCAGCGACGAGACGGTCACCGTCGAGCAGGAGCTCTGCCATGTCCGCAATTATTTGCAGCTGCTGCAAATCCGGTTTCCGGGCAAATTGGATTTTCATATTGAGGTTCCGCAGCACTTCTATGATCTGCCAATCATCAAGCTGGTTTTTCAGCCGATCGTCGAGAACGCAGTGTTCCACGGGCTGGAGAAGCAGGAGAAGCCAGGGACCATCACAATCACTGCCCGGAACGATGGACTGGACGCCATCTTTGAGATTCGCGACGACGGTGTTGGCATGGATAAGGATACCCTAAATCAGTTGAACCGCAGCTTGACCAATGGCAAAATCGATAAGTTCGGCATCGGCCTGCGCAATGTCAACGAAAGGGTCCGCCTGCATTACGGGGACACCTCGAATCTGACGGTGGACAGCCGGCCTGGGAAAGGCACCATGGTAACCTTAAAAATTGCAGGTCTCCTGGAAGATGAACATCGTATACGCTATGGGGAGGTAATTTGA
- a CDS encoding helix-turn-helix domain-containing protein, giving the protein MNSEAETAWGTYGFRFNDAPHLPLCGLFAVGHELVDDPQYYWDGLTRTDGPLLIFQYTVQGEGVFETGNKSDARCRDGGGLDRDRDRDRDRDRDRDVEEAAAEQSGGTITRIDAGRAFLAEIPSSHRYYYPKTNGEPWEFYFLLIRPRTALPLWKEIVSLLGTTPYLNPDGMPIQRLKMLFAEAHSGNITDPYIASSYVYQFLIELRRAASDRHREQEHWPLAVREAVRFLDTHYSCMIGLEQLAGQLGLSKFHFLRTFTKHLGVTPNDYVNRKRIERSIELLQSTDWSIETIAGEVGYSSGSYYIKVFQKFTGQTPGSFRSGSHALQYNRLFFD; this is encoded by the coding sequence ATGAACTCAGAAGCAGAAACAGCCTGGGGAACCTATGGTTTCAGATTTAACGACGCTCCCCATCTTCCGTTATGCGGCCTGTTTGCGGTAGGACATGAGCTTGTAGATGATCCGCAGTATTATTGGGATGGTCTGACTCGAACAGATGGCCCATTGCTTATATTCCAATACACCGTTCAAGGAGAGGGAGTGTTTGAGACCGGGAATAAAAGTGATGCTAGATGCAGGGATGGCGGGGGACTAGATAGAGATAGAGATAGAGATAGAGATAGAGATAGAGATAGAGATGTTGAAGAAGCTGCTGCAGAGCAAAGCGGCGGAACTATCACGAGAATAGATGCTGGGCGGGCGTTTCTCGCCGAAATTCCCAGCAGCCACCGCTATTATTACCCTAAGACAAACGGGGAACCGTGGGAGTTCTATTTTTTGCTGATACGTCCGCGCACAGCGCTGCCGCTCTGGAAAGAGATTGTTTCCCTCCTCGGCACCACGCCATACCTGAATCCCGACGGTATGCCCATCCAACGGCTCAAGATGCTATTCGCCGAAGCGCATAGCGGCAATATCACGGATCCGTATATCGCCTCCTCGTATGTATACCAGTTTTTAATAGAACTGAGAAGAGCCGCTTCCGATCGCCACCGTGAACAAGAGCATTGGCCGCTGGCCGTCCGCGAAGCCGTTCGGTTCCTTGATACGCATTACAGCTGCATGATCGGCCTCGAGCAGCTGGCCGGGCAGCTGGGCTTATCGAAATTCCATTTCCTGCGGACGTTTACGAAGCATCTCGGCGTTACGCCGAACGACTATGTTAACCGGAAAAGGATTGAACGGTCGATCGAGCTTTTGCAATCTACCGATTGGAGCATCGAGACGATTGCCGGCGAGGTCGGTTATTCGTCAGGAAGCTATTATATCAAAGTGTTCCAGAAATTCACGGGACAGACCCCCGGGTCCTTCCGTTCGGGCAGTCATGCTCTGCAGTATAACCGGCTTTTCTTCGATTAG
- a CDS encoding carbohydrate ABC transporter permease — protein sequence MSSKKYSGLDIIKYLSLLIGVFVVLFPPYVIIVNSFKSSDEFNMASTMALPDSFLNLDNFKIVFERGGLLNGFANTLVIICVALVFNIIFGTMVAYVLGRFTFKLKKAVFGAYLFATVIPSITTQVATFGIIKQLGLYNTLGAPIVLYIGADVIQIILYLQFIRNIPVDLDENAMAEGASLFRIYRSIIFPLLTPATATLVILKSISIYNDMYTPYLYMPKQSLGVVTTVLMRFQGVNIADWNLISAAILLILLPTVVLYFVLQKYIFEGVTSGAVK from the coding sequence ATGAGCAGCAAAAAATATAGTGGCCTCGACATCATCAAATACTTGTCCCTGCTGATCGGCGTATTCGTCGTCCTGTTTCCTCCCTATGTCATCATCGTGAACTCCTTCAAGTCCAGCGATGAATTCAATATGGCAAGCACAATGGCGCTGCCTGACAGCTTTCTCAACCTCGACAATTTCAAAATCGTATTCGAGCGGGGCGGGCTGCTGAACGGCTTCGCCAATACGCTGGTCATCATCTGCGTTGCCCTTGTCTTCAATATCATTTTTGGAACCATGGTCGCTTACGTGCTGGGCAGATTTACTTTCAAATTGAAAAAAGCGGTGTTTGGCGCCTACTTATTCGCTACGGTCATTCCGAGCATTACGACCCAGGTCGCCACATTCGGAATCATTAAGCAGCTTGGACTGTATAATACGCTGGGGGCACCCATTGTTCTGTATATTGGAGCCGACGTCATCCAAATTATTCTGTATCTGCAATTCATCCGTAACATTCCGGTCGATCTCGATGAGAATGCCATGGCGGAAGGCGCTTCGCTATTCCGGATTTATCGCTCGATCATTTTTCCGCTGCTGACCCCGGCGACGGCCACGCTCGTCATTCTCAAGTCGATCAGCATTTACAACGACATGTACACGCCTTATCTTTACATGCCAAAGCAGAGCCTTGGCGTCGTGACCACGGTGCTCATGCGCTTCCAGGGCGTGAACATCGCTGACTGGAATCTGATCAGTGCAGCGATATTATTGATTTTGCTGCCGACCGTCGTCTTGTATTTTGTGCTGCAGAAGTACATTTTTGAAGGCGTCACCAGCGGCGCGGTAAAATAA
- a CDS encoding L,D-transpeptidase family protein codes for MVFCGWGTFPRHVQAHEDPSLPIVADEGLYTIEIYPQYHKLIVRAQGQKFKTYPVAVGNPSTPTPVGEFKIIYKGTDWGPSFGPRWLGLNVPWGTYGIHGTNKPYSIGQHLSHGCVRMRNRDVMELYDMIPIGTKVTIHGHVLGNAKQDPRALAEGDVGGEVQLIQSRLKSAGYFNGVCNGKFRYDTTAALKKYQRDHGLIPNGVVSTKVYESLGLIE; via the coding sequence ATGGTCTTTTGCGGCTGGGGCACCTTCCCCCGTCACGTTCAGGCTCATGAAGACCCTTCGCTGCCGATCGTAGCCGACGAAGGGCTGTATACGATTGAGATTTACCCACAGTACCATAAGCTGATTGTCCGGGCACAGGGGCAAAAATTCAAAACGTATCCCGTTGCGGTAGGTAACCCGTCCACGCCAACCCCCGTCGGGGAATTCAAAATAATATACAAAGGAACCGATTGGGGACCTTCTTTTGGCCCTCGCTGGCTGGGATTGAACGTCCCCTGGGGAACCTATGGCATCCACGGCACAAATAAGCCTTACTCCATAGGGCAGCACTTAAGCCATGGCTGCGTACGGATGCGAAATAGAGACGTGATGGAGCTGTATGACATGATTCCGATCGGCACCAAAGTAACAATACACGGGCATGTGCTGGGCAATGCCAAACAGGATCCCAGGGCTTTGGCCGAAGGGGACGTGGGAGGAGAAGTTCAATTGATTCAATCCCGCCTGAAAAGCGCAGGATATTTCAACGGGGTCTGTAACGGCAAATTCCGGTACGATACAACCGCTGCCCTGAAAAAATATCAACGCGACCATGGCCTTATCCCTAATGGGGTCGTTTCAACCAAAGTTTATGAATCCCTTGGATTGATTGAGTAA
- a CDS encoding carbohydrate ABC transporter permease, translating to MFGTLSYKTQKNIIIFSFLLIPVGLLLLFTYYPALKLVWFSFTDWDGYSPEKPWVGLANYKEVFSNPDIFGVFTHNFAYFVMGIVQNIVAIYFAVLLNGRLRGRNVFRLLLFLPYIMNGVAVAFMFGYVFDTTQGSLNLLLQAVGLTSLGETSWLGTPGLVNYSLASTGLWRFMGYNMVIYIASLQAIPRDIYEAATIDGANAWQTFWRITLPNMKPVIQLNLFLTVTGALEVFDLPFVLTKGGPAGASQTYVQRVVETAFAYNHYGLASAMSIILLFFVIVVVGLQQFVLSRGGNGK from the coding sequence ATGTTCGGAACCTTGTCATATAAAACGCAGAAAAACATCATCATCTTCTCTTTTCTACTCATTCCGGTCGGGCTGCTGCTGCTCTTTACCTACTATCCGGCTCTGAAGCTCGTCTGGTTCAGCTTCACTGACTGGGACGGTTATAGCCCGGAGAAGCCTTGGGTAGGGCTGGCCAATTATAAGGAGGTGTTCTCTAATCCGGATATATTCGGAGTATTCACCCATAACTTCGCTTATTTCGTCATGGGCATCGTCCAGAATATTGTAGCGATTTATTTCGCCGTCCTCTTGAACGGCCGGCTGCGGGGAAGAAACGTGTTCCGACTGCTGCTTTTCCTCCCCTACATCATGAACGGCGTCGCGGTCGCCTTCATGTTCGGTTACGTGTTCGATACGACGCAAGGCTCGCTTAATCTGCTGCTGCAGGCAGTCGGCCTGACCAGCCTTGGGGAAACCAGCTGGCTTGGAACGCCAGGCCTGGTTAACTATTCCCTAGCTTCGACGGGGTTATGGCGCTTCATGGGCTACAACATGGTCATTTACATCGCTTCCCTGCAGGCGATCCCGCGCGATATTTACGAGGCTGCCACAATCGACGGCGCCAATGCCTGGCAGACCTTCTGGCGCATCACCCTACCCAACATGAAGCCGGTTATCCAGTTGAACTTGTTCCTTACGGTCACCGGAGCCCTCGAAGTATTCGACCTGCCCTTCGTTCTTACCAAAGGCGGTCCAGCCGGAGCGTCGCAAACCTATGTGCAGCGTGTCGTGGAGACGGCGTTCGCCTATAATCATTACGGCCTGGCCTCGGCCATGAGCATCATCCTGCTGTTTTTTGTCATCGTCGTCGTAGGTCTTCAGCAATTTGTCCTTAGCAGAGGGGGGAACGGGAAATGA